One segment of Candidatus Hydrogenedentota bacterium DNA contains the following:
- a CDS encoding metallophosphoesterase family protein — protein MILGVLSDTHGNLALMFRAADLLRDRFGASVLAHLGDDWDDALALAAAAPEVWAVPGLWCDAFHDWRIPNARRETADGLVVAMAHDEGTLAQESAGAHLLLSGHTHTARIAPDGGALRVNPGHLKAPRDRGQAASFAVVDIRPDRVVCTICGLDGATLLRGGLPRKALTGAKPRA, from the coding sequence ATGATCCTCGGCGTGTTGAGCGACACTCATGGAAACCTGGCGCTGATGTTCCGCGCGGCGGACCTGCTACGGGACCGTTTCGGCGCGTCGGTGCTGGCGCATCTGGGGGATGACTGGGACGACGCGCTGGCGCTGGCGGCGGCCGCGCCGGAGGTGTGGGCCGTGCCGGGGCTGTGGTGCGACGCCTTCCACGACTGGCGCATCCCCAACGCGCGCCGGGAGACGGCGGACGGCCTCGTCGTGGCCATGGCGCATGACGAGGGCACGCTGGCCCAGGAGAGCGCCGGCGCGCACCTGCTCCTTTCGGGCCACACCCACACCGCGCGCATCGCCCCCGACGGCGGCGCGCTGCGGGTGAACCCCGGCCACCTCAAGGCCCCGCGCGACCGGGGCCAGGCGGCCTCCTTCGCCGTGGTGGACATCCGGCCCGACCGCGTGGTCTGCACCATCTGCGGGCTGGACGGCGCAACGCTCCTGCGCGGAGGGCTCCCCCGGAAAGCCCTCACAGGCGCCAAACCCCGCGCCTGA
- a CDS encoding DUF72 domain-containing protein, translating to MGAPARIRVGPAGWAYDDWRGIVYPEDMPRTRPPLSLLSEWFDTVEINVTFYRLMDPHQTRRWPELVAANPRFAFCAKLWRGFTHDPEFDAFPEAAARFLEGLRPLRDAGRLGMLLAQFPWSFRRTEENRVRLARLADAFEGLPLAVEVRHDSWDRAAFYTGLEARGVTLCAVDQPPLRGCLLPSDRVTARAGYIRLHGRNAEHWFRQTSDRDDRYNYLYAGGELAEWVTRARSMAKKVNDLFIVTNNHYRGQAVVNALELQHALDTLHVDPPPWLVRHYPRLSALRRGTAAREEGKPPMNSDEHR from the coding sequence GTGGGCGCCCCCGCGCGCATCCGCGTCGGCCCGGCCGGCTGGGCCTACGACGACTGGCGGGGGATCGTCTACCCGGAGGACATGCCCCGCACCCGTCCCCCGCTCTCCCTGCTGTCGGAATGGTTCGACACCGTCGAGATCAACGTCACCTTCTACCGCCTGATGGATCCGCACCAGACCCGGCGCTGGCCCGAACTCGTCGCCGCCAACCCCCGCTTCGCCTTCTGCGCCAAGCTCTGGCGCGGCTTCACCCATGACCCCGAATTCGACGCTTTCCCCGAGGCCGCCGCGCGCTTCCTGGAGGGCCTCCGCCCCCTGCGCGACGCCGGACGGCTCGGCATGCTCCTCGCGCAGTTCCCCTGGAGTTTCCGGCGCACGGAGGAAAACCGCGTCCGGCTGGCGCGCCTCGCCGACGCCTTTGAGGGCCTGCCCCTCGCCGTCGAGGTCCGCCACGACTCCTGGGACCGCGCCGCGTTCTACACCGGCCTGGAGGCGCGCGGCGTCACCCTGTGCGCCGTGGACCAGCCGCCCCTGCGCGGGTGCCTGCTCCCGTCCGACCGCGTCACCGCGCGCGCGGGCTACATCCGCCTCCACGGGCGCAACGCCGAGCACTGGTTCCGCCAGACCTCCGACCGCGACGACCGCTACAACTACCTCTACGCCGGCGGCGAACTTGCGGAGTGGGTGACGCGCGCGCGGAGCATGGCGAAAAAGGTGAACGACCTCTTCATCGTCACCAACAACCACTACCGGGGCCAGGCCGTAGTCAACGCCCTCGAGCTGCAGCACGCCCTCGACACCCTCCACGTGGACCCGCCCCCCTGGCTCGTCCGGCACTACCCCCGGCTCAGCGCCCTCCGCAGGGGCACGGCGGCGCGGGAAGAGGGGAAACCACCGATGAACAGCGATGAACACCGATAG
- a CDS encoding TolC family protein, translating to MERHTERHPGPGRRAVCAGLAAVMLAAASCARHTPRHTPASVAPPATLAAAVLPAAAPSPAPAPVTDLTLEELLRLAVARNTSIEVSAYDVHIAAQAVPEARAAFDPALSATVRYGERNTPGTAGANRTAATTTGAGTGAVTGPAGTEGLTAALTAVQTLVTQMSRVYGAVSEPSVVVDHTASSSAGVTISWPQPTGTIVSVSGDYAGSDSDGAAAEHSGSWTAAVTQALLRDFGTDVNLVALRQARNSEAIAGLAFREQVLVLLHETETAYWELALARRTLDIRRAALKLAEEQLARTDAQIALGKLYGKARVSAEAEVAAQEAALRAAEAEVTRRTTDLWLLVAPENTAADTAAFGAIALPDPPAADCDYARSAALARVFRPDLGQARLATANGDLSVLAARNGLLPRLDGFVSYGLNSQGTGSGAWSSSLDDRTYEAFEAGLNFEMTLGNRAEKARLERARLQVRQAEARVRHLERSADAEVQNAVTEALSQHAQTAAARKEAAAREEALAVAAESFRLGRSDSLDVLQAQRDYIAARVSEATAVARSLQALSALHRAEGTLAARHGIVLETLEEDL from the coding sequence ATGGAAAGACACACAGAAAGACACCCCGGCCCGGGACGGCGTGCGGTGTGCGCGGGCCTGGCGGCGGTGATGCTGGCGGCGGCCTCCTGCGCGCGGCACACTCCCCGCCATACCCCGGCCTCCGTGGCCCCGCCCGCCACGCTGGCGGCCGCGGTTCTCCCCGCTGCGGCGCCGTCCCCCGCGCCCGCGCCGGTGACCGACCTGACGCTGGAGGAGCTGCTCCGCCTGGCGGTGGCGCGCAACACGTCCATCGAGGTGAGCGCCTACGACGTCCACATTGCGGCGCAGGCGGTGCCGGAGGCGCGGGCGGCCTTTGACCCGGCCCTCTCGGCCACGGTGCGCTACGGCGAGCGGAACACGCCGGGCACGGCGGGGGCCAACCGGACGGCCGCGACGACGACCGGCGCGGGCACAGGGGCCGTGACAGGGCCGGCGGGCACGGAGGGCCTGACGGCGGCGCTCACGGCGGTGCAGACGCTGGTGACGCAGATGTCGCGGGTCTACGGGGCGGTGTCGGAGCCGTCGGTGGTGGTGGACCACACGGCCTCCTCGAGCGCGGGCGTCACCATCTCCTGGCCGCAGCCCACGGGCACCATCGTGAGCGTTTCCGGCGACTATGCGGGCAGCGACAGCGACGGCGCGGCGGCGGAGCATTCGGGGTCGTGGACCGCCGCGGTGACCCAGGCGCTGCTGCGCGATTTTGGGACCGATGTGAACCTGGTCGCCCTGCGGCAGGCGCGGAACTCCGAAGCCATCGCGGGGCTGGCGTTCCGCGAGCAGGTGCTCGTCCTGCTCCATGAGACCGAGACCGCGTACTGGGAGCTGGCGCTGGCGCGGCGCACCCTGGACATCCGGCGCGCGGCCCTGAAGCTGGCGGAGGAGCAGCTCGCGCGGACGGACGCGCAGATCGCCCTTGGAAAGCTGTACGGCAAGGCCCGCGTGTCCGCGGAGGCGGAGGTGGCGGCCCAGGAGGCGGCCCTGCGCGCCGCCGAGGCGGAGGTCACGCGGCGCACGACGGACCTGTGGCTGCTGGTCGCCCCCGAAAACACGGCGGCGGACACGGCCGCCTTCGGCGCCATTGCCCTGCCCGACCCGCCGGCGGCCGACTGCGACTACGCGCGGTCGGCGGCGCTGGCGCGGGTCTTCCGTCCCGACCTGGGCCAGGCGCGGCTGGCGACGGCCAACGGCGACCTGTCGGTGCTGGCGGCGCGCAACGGGCTGCTGCCGCGGCTGGACGGGTTTGTGAGCTACGGGCTGAACAGCCAGGGGACCGGATCCGGGGCGTGGTCCTCGTCGCTGGACGACCGGACCTATGAGGCTTTCGAGGCGGGCCTGAACTTCGAGATGACGCTGGGCAACCGCGCGGAGAAGGCGCGGCTGGAGCGGGCGCGGCTTCAGGTCCGCCAGGCGGAGGCGCGGGTCCGCCACCTGGAGCGCTCCGCGGACGCGGAGGTGCAGAACGCGGTGACGGAGGCGCTGAGCCAGCACGCGCAGACGGCGGCGGCGCGGAAGGAGGCGGCGGCGCGGGAGGAGGCGCTGGCGGTGGCGGCCGAGAGTTTCCGCCTGGGCCGGTCCGACAGTCTGGACGTCCTGCAGGCGCAGCGGGACTACATTGCGGCGCGGGTGTCCGAGGCCACCGCCGTCGCGCGGAGCCTGCAGGCGCTCTCCGCCCTGCACCGGGCCGAGGGCACCCTGGCCGCGCGCCATGGGATTGTGCTGGAAACGCTTGAGGAGGACCTGTGA
- a CDS encoding FtsX-like permease family protein, protein MLFWTTLKVALRSLWAAKMRSLLSMLGIVIGVGAVIAMLAVGAGAQKQVLGHITALGSNLLMVMPGQPRTGGVRSGAVETLLLEDAGAIAAGVGEVLSLSPVVRGTGQFKFFGANKQSSVMGVNPGYLGLRNFEIAAGRMFTESEVARRAKVAVLGADLAADLFGAADPVGQTVKVNGSAFLVVGALQAKGTQGPFSFDDQALVPHTTAMKRLFGKDYLDEIDVQTTPDADQAAVQAGIEQLLRRRHEIRFGQGDDFHVRNMAEMVETATTVTGIFSLLLGSVAAISLFVGGIGIMNIMLVTVTERTREIGIRKAIGARDADILAQFLLEAVLMSALGGVTGVGVGVAVARLSGLVSGFEAVVQPQSVALAFSFAVLVGVFFGFYPARRAAALDPIDALSYE, encoded by the coding sequence ATGCTGTTCTGGACCACGCTCAAGGTCGCGCTGCGCAGCCTGTGGGCCGCGAAGATGCGCTCGCTGCTCTCCATGCTCGGCATCGTCATCGGCGTCGGCGCCGTCATCGCCATGCTCGCCGTCGGCGCGGGCGCGCAGAAGCAGGTGCTCGGCCACATCACCGCCCTCGGCTCCAACCTGCTCATGGTCATGCCCGGCCAGCCCCGCACCGGCGGCGTGCGCTCGGGCGCCGTGGAGACCCTCTTGCTGGAGGACGCCGGGGCGATCGCCGCCGGGGTGGGGGAAGTGCTCTCCCTGTCGCCCGTGGTCCGCGGCACCGGCCAGTTCAAGTTCTTCGGGGCGAACAAGCAGTCCTCCGTCATGGGGGTGAACCCCGGGTACCTCGGCCTGCGCAACTTCGAGATCGCCGCGGGCCGGATGTTCACGGAGAGCGAGGTTGCCCGGCGCGCCAAGGTGGCCGTGCTCGGCGCGGACCTGGCGGCCGACCTCTTCGGCGCCGCCGACCCGGTCGGGCAGACGGTGAAGGTCAACGGCTCCGCCTTCCTCGTCGTGGGGGCGCTTCAGGCCAAGGGCACGCAGGGCCCCTTCAGCTTCGACGACCAGGCGCTGGTCCCCCACACGACCGCCATGAAGCGGCTCTTCGGGAAGGATTATCTCGACGAGATAGACGTGCAGACCACGCCCGACGCGGACCAGGCGGCGGTGCAGGCGGGCATCGAGCAGCTGCTCCGTCGGCGGCACGAAATCCGGTTCGGCCAGGGCGACGACTTCCACGTGCGGAACATGGCGGAGATGGTGGAGACGGCGACCACGGTCACGGGGATCTTCTCGCTTCTGCTCGGGTCGGTGGCGGCCATCTCGCTGTTTGTGGGCGGCATCGGCATCATGAACATCATGCTGGTCACGGTGACCGAGCGCACGCGGGAGATCGGCATCCGCAAGGCCATCGGCGCGCGCGACGCGGACATTCTGGCGCAGTTCCTTCTGGAGGCGGTGCTGATGAGCGCCCTGGGCGGCGTGACGGGGGTGGGGGTGGGCGTGGCGGTCGCCCGCCTCAGCGGCCTGGTCAGCGGCTTCGAGGCCGTCGTCCAGCCGCAGAGCGTGGCGCTGGCCTTCTCCTTCGCCGTGCTGGTGGGCGTGTTCTTCGGGTTCTACCCCGCCCGGCGCGCCGCCGCCCTCGACCCCATAGACGCCCTCAGCTACGAGTAG
- a CDS encoding ABC transporter ATP-binding protein has protein sequence MDAVIEARDLVKAYTLGGATVRALNGVSLTVGRGEMVAVTGASGSGKSTLMHILGCLGSPDSGSYLLGGEDVSLLTGNRLAQIRNRYIGLVFQTFNLLPRLSALENVELPLLYAGAAGARRRAASALESVGLSDRMHHEPARMSGGQRQRVAIARAIVTDPMVLFADEPTGALDTKTGREIMEVFDGLHRDGRTLVMITHDPRIAGACGRRIELEDGRILSDVRDGKG, from the coding sequence ATGGACGCGGTGATCGAGGCGAGGGACCTGGTGAAGGCCTACACGCTCGGCGGGGCGACGGTGCGCGCGCTGAACGGCGTGTCCCTCACGGTGGGGCGCGGCGAGATGGTCGCCGTGACCGGGGCCTCGGGAAGCGGCAAGTCCACGCTGATGCACATTCTGGGCTGCCTCGGCTCCCCCGACAGCGGGTCGTACCTGCTGGGGGGCGAGGACGTGTCGCTGCTCACGGGCAACCGGCTCGCGCAGATCCGCAACCGGTACATCGGCCTCGTGTTCCAGACCTTCAACCTGCTGCCGCGCCTGAGCGCGCTGGAGAACGTCGAGCTGCCGCTGCTGTACGCGGGGGCGGCGGGGGCGCGCAGGCGGGCCGCGTCGGCGCTGGAGTCGGTGGGGCTGTCCGACCGCATGCACCACGAGCCGGCCCGCATGTCCGGCGGCCAGCGCCAGCGCGTGGCCATCGCGCGGGCCATCGTGACGGACCCGATGGTGCTGTTCGCCGACGAGCCGACGGGCGCGCTGGACACGAAGACGGGCCGCGAGATCATGGAGGTCTTCGACGGCCTCCACCGGGACGGCCGGACGCTGGTCATGATCACGCACGATCCGCGCATCGCCGGCGCCTGCGGCCGCCGGATCGAGCTGGAGGACGGCCGCATCCTCAGCGACGTCCGCGACGGGAAAGGGTGA
- a CDS encoding pilus assembly protein PilM, translating into MAFGAKVASIEFARDEVRVAVVRAGGRLPEILETAAAPVACETPDDRPAALAAALDAALNTLRQRPAAYVLCVDSARATVRNLRVPFRGAARVAKSVPFELEPHLPFPLEEIAVDHLVIGESGGETDVLAVGIRRKHLEEYTAILDAAGVDVESVSLDVSGLTALWHHTRRSRTGLEAVLHLREEGACLAVVSGRTLAFFRHIPIGAADFLEDPARMAREARNTLRAFLAGWRGGGAEIAEIGLTGVDPAPETLDAFSAALGLPVAPVFLLAELRGGASVLKRDGDLARFNRWEAVVGAGASAARGEFAFDLGRTERGWEGTVAGMVSHLLFSSCLALALVLGWAFYYHQATSATRALTEQLRAKTAEIRAETDALATQGLGEDVDITPFGDPPLLDIMKEIGARMPENLVTVTEIKVAAPGSRGAWVTIAGETPAAEQFNTMFEELKKSTLFKVADDTSIRLQGDRTTFRIRAFRPTQEIEDETQS; encoded by the coding sequence ATGGCCTTTGGCGCGAAAGTGGCATCCATCGAATTCGCCCGCGACGAGGTGCGCGTCGCCGTGGTGCGCGCGGGCGGCCGGCTCCCGGAGATCCTGGAGACCGCCGCCGCCCCCGTGGCCTGCGAAACCCCCGACGACCGGCCCGCCGCCCTGGCCGCCGCCCTCGACGCGGCCCTCAACACCCTGCGCCAGCGGCCCGCCGCCTACGTCCTGTGCGTGGACTCCGCACGCGCCACCGTCCGCAACCTGCGCGTGCCCTTCCGGGGCGCCGCCCGCGTCGCCAAGTCGGTCCCCTTCGAGCTGGAGCCGCACCTGCCCTTCCCGCTGGAGGAGATCGCCGTGGACCACCTGGTCATCGGCGAGTCCGGCGGCGAGACGGACGTGCTGGCCGTCGGCATCCGCCGGAAACACCTGGAGGAGTACACCGCCATCCTCGACGCCGCCGGCGTGGACGTGGAGTCCGTCAGCCTCGACGTGTCGGGCCTCACCGCCCTGTGGCACCACACCCGCCGGTCCCGCACCGGGCTGGAGGCGGTCCTCCACCTCCGCGAGGAGGGCGCCTGCCTCGCCGTCGTCAGCGGCCGCACCCTCGCCTTCTTCCGCCACATCCCCATCGGCGCGGCCGATTTCCTGGAGGACCCCGCGCGCATGGCCCGCGAGGCGCGCAACACACTGCGCGCCTTCCTCGCCGGATGGCGCGGCGGCGGCGCGGAAATCGCGGAGATCGGCCTCACGGGCGTGGACCCGGCGCCGGAGACGCTCGACGCCTTCTCCGCCGCCCTGGGGCTGCCCGTCGCCCCCGTCTTCCTCCTCGCCGAACTGCGCGGCGGGGCCTCGGTCCTCAAGCGCGACGGCGACCTGGCCCGGTTCAACCGGTGGGAGGCCGTGGTCGGCGCGGGGGCCAGCGCGGCCCGCGGCGAGTTCGCCTTCGACCTGGGCCGCACGGAGCGCGGCTGGGAGGGCACCGTGGCGGGCATGGTGTCGCACCTGCTGTTCTCGTCCTGCCTGGCCCTGGCCCTCGTGCTGGGGTGGGCCTTCTACTATCACCAGGCCACCTCGGCCACCCGCGCCCTCACGGAGCAGCTCCGCGCGAAGACCGCCGAAATCCGCGCCGAGACCGACGCCCTGGCCACCCAGGGCCTCGGCGAGGACGTGGACATCACGCCCTTCGGCGACCCGCCGCTTCTGGACATCATGAAGGAGATCGGCGCGCGCATGCCGGAGAACCTCGTGACCGTCACGGAGATCAAGGTGGCCGCGCCCGGCTCCCGCGGCGCCTGGGTCACCATCGCCGGCGAGACCCCCGCCGCCGAGCAGTTCAACACCATGTTCGAGGAGCTGAAGAAGTCCACCCTGTTCAAGGTGGCCGACGACACCAGCATCCGCCTGCAGGGGGACCGGACCACCTTCCGCATCCGCGCCTTCCGGCCCACCCAGGAGATTGAAGATGAAACGCAGTCTTGA
- a CDS encoding DUF805 domain-containing protein, with the protein MSWYLEVWKNYADFGGRARRKEYWFFILFNSLAYFALSILDVLMFKGQPVVSTLYALAILVPSLSVTFRRLHDTGRSAWWILIGLIPLIGGIWFLILLCLDSEGGANQYGPNPKV; encoded by the coding sequence ATGAGCTGGTATCTTGAGGTCTGGAAAAACTACGCTGATTTCGGAGGCCGCGCGCGGAGGAAGGAATACTGGTTCTTCATCCTGTTCAACTCGCTGGCCTATTTTGCGCTCTCGATTCTAGACGTGCTGATGTTTAAAGGCCAGCCCGTGGTGTCCACGCTGTACGCGCTTGCCATTCTCGTGCCCTCGCTTTCGGTGACCTTCCGGCGGCTCCATGACACGGGCAGGAGTGCGTGGTGGATCCTGATCGGACTGATTCCCCTGATCGGCGGCATCTGGTTTCTTATCCTGCTCTGTCTGGACAGCGAGGGCGGGGCCAATCAGTACGGCCCTAACCCGAAGGTGTAG
- a CDS encoding general secretion pathway protein GspK, translating to MARGSDTGRKRRGGERGVALLLALVFTAVLTALVFGFLYESQVTASLVQNSSADFEALLAAKSAAANGLSLLLDDLLETEMNGMPEVDSLLDPSGWASGLPFEPLNGAMMRTSISDECGKLNLNALISVSDDGQPVRNEELITALRSFFNLRSDSEGDPVDAIIDWLDYDDMDAEEPEGAENSYYMGLENPFPCKNGPMDAVEELLLIKGITADLYFGDPALEQLPLSEYLTVQGDWEGRVNVNTAREEVIAAVLGGYTGNEDIAVARQIYDEVQTQPYEDLNRLTGMLGPMMPADAALGADGKNPGAGRPATTDAITRATKQRTPESAAGAMKSAEKQIMPETSFGGGGGGRNTARKPATTPPGVVRPNTGTGTDLNNVTNPQLQDQLRQQNSVSRMFRVNSTTFRIHGDGMVGETLARVEAFVFRTPLDVSGLEQSASGTGGALAQAGNPVPLTPFRILDWKVIQ from the coding sequence GTGGCGCGAGGAAGTGACACGGGCCGGAAAAGACGCGGCGGCGAGCGGGGCGTGGCCCTGCTGCTCGCCCTCGTCTTCACCGCCGTCCTCACCGCCCTGGTCTTCGGCTTCCTCTACGAGAGCCAGGTGACCGCGTCCCTCGTCCAGAACAGCTCGGCGGACTTTGAGGCCCTGCTCGCCGCGAAGTCGGCCGCCGCCAACGGCCTGTCGCTGCTCCTCGACGACCTGCTGGAGACGGAAATGAACGGCATGCCCGAGGTGGACAGCCTGTTGGACCCCTCCGGGTGGGCCTCGGGCCTGCCCTTCGAGCCCCTCAACGGCGCCATGATGCGCACCTCCATCTCCGACGAGTGCGGCAAGCTCAACCTGAACGCCCTCATCTCCGTCAGCGACGACGGCCAGCCCGTGCGCAACGAGGAGCTGATCACGGCGCTGCGCAGCTTCTTCAACCTGCGCAGCGACAGCGAGGGCGACCCCGTGGACGCCATCATTGACTGGCTCGACTACGACGACATGGACGCCGAGGAGCCCGAGGGCGCGGAAAACAGCTATTACATGGGGCTGGAGAACCCCTTCCCCTGCAAGAACGGCCCCATGGACGCCGTCGAGGAGCTGCTCCTCATCAAAGGCATCACGGCAGACCTCTATTTCGGCGACCCGGCCCTGGAGCAGCTCCCCCTCTCCGAGTATCTCACCGTCCAAGGCGACTGGGAGGGCCGCGTCAATGTGAACACGGCCCGCGAGGAGGTCATCGCCGCGGTCCTCGGCGGCTACACGGGCAACGAGGACATCGCCGTCGCCCGCCAGATCTACGACGAGGTGCAGACACAGCCCTATGAGGACCTCAACCGCCTCACGGGCATGCTGGGCCCCATGATGCCCGCCGACGCCGCACTTGGCGCCGACGGCAAGAACCCAGGCGCGGGCAGGCCCGCCACGACGGACGCCATCACCCGGGCAACCAAGCAGCGGACGCCCGAATCCGCCGCGGGCGCCATGAAGAGCGCCGAAAAGCAGATCATGCCGGAAACCTCCTTCGGGGGGGGCGGGGGCGGCCGCAACACCGCCCGGAAGCCCGCCACCACCCCGCCCGGCGTGGTCCGGCCCAACACCGGCACCGGAACGGACCTCAACAATGTGACGAACCCCCAGCTCCAGGACCAGCTCCGGCAGCAGAATTCCGTGAGCCGGATGTTCCGCGTGAACAGCACAACCTTCCGCATCCACGGCGACGGCATGGTCGGCGAAACGCTGGCCCGTGTCGAGGCCTTCGTCTTCCGGACCCCGCTGGACGTGTCGGGCCTCGAGCAGTCCGCGTCAGGCACGGGCGGCGCCCTGGCCCAGGCGGGCAACCCGGTGCCCCTCACACCCTTCCGCATTCTGGACTGGAAGGTGATCCAATGA
- a CDS encoding efflux RND transporter periplasmic adaptor subunit: MKKLLVVLALAGAAAGAGVWFLGARRAQTAADTQAAPTATVVRGAIREEVSCDGSVVSNLDVEIKSKASGEIIELPYDIGDSVKKGDLLMSILPVDEERNVRQAEVRLEAAEAKLARAKRELEVSEQDLVRSRMEADAAMSTAEASRRDQEEKTRRLRALLEKEYASQEEVDTAEAAAVQAESGVEKARAGVQGVRVAEARLDLLREDIKLAAADVEVCQLDLQNAQQRLLETKVYAPVSGVISDRLVQQGQIISSPTMNVGGGTALLVVSDLSRVFVTALVDESDMGKVAIGQAAEVKVDAFPDTVFRGSVVRLAVTGDKVSNVVTFEAKVEVFDERKTLLRPEMTADISILTGETADALLVPGEAVLRDAKGAYVNRPGGAPGAPPVRADVTTGMDDGERTEILSGLGEGDAVLMVPAVTKEKERGMFGPPPGPPPGM, from the coding sequence ATGAAGAAGCTTCTGGTCGTGCTGGCGCTTGCGGGCGCCGCCGCGGGCGCGGGCGTGTGGTTCCTGGGCGCGCGGCGCGCGCAGACGGCGGCGGACACCCAGGCGGCGCCGACGGCAACCGTGGTCCGCGGCGCCATCCGCGAGGAGGTGTCCTGCGACGGGTCCGTCGTGTCGAACCTCGACGTGGAGATCAAGAGCAAGGCCTCCGGCGAGATCATCGAGCTTCCCTACGACATCGGCGACTCGGTGAAGAAGGGCGACCTGCTCATGAGCATCCTCCCCGTGGACGAGGAGCGCAACGTGCGCCAGGCCGAGGTGCGCCTGGAGGCCGCCGAGGCCAAGCTCGCCCGGGCGAAGCGGGAGCTGGAGGTGTCGGAGCAGGACTTGGTGCGGTCGCGCATGGAGGCCGACGCCGCCATGAGCACCGCCGAGGCGTCCCGCCGCGACCAGGAGGAGAAGACCCGCCGCCTGCGGGCGCTGCTGGAGAAGGAGTACGCGAGCCAGGAGGAGGTGGACACGGCCGAGGCGGCCGCCGTGCAGGCGGAGAGCGGCGTGGAGAAGGCCCGCGCGGGGGTGCAGGGGGTGCGCGTGGCCGAGGCGAGGCTCGACCTGCTCCGGGAGGACATCAAGCTGGCCGCGGCCGATGTGGAGGTCTGCCAGCTGGACCTCCAGAACGCGCAGCAGCGGCTGCTGGAGACCAAGGTCTACGCGCCGGTCAGCGGCGTCATCTCCGACCGCCTCGTGCAGCAGGGCCAGATCATCTCGTCGCCCACCATGAACGTCGGCGGCGGCACGGCGCTCCTCGTCGTGTCCGACCTGTCCCGCGTTTTTGTCACGGCGCTGGTGGACGAGAGCGACATGGGCAAGGTTGCCATCGGGCAGGCGGCGGAGGTGAAGGTGGACGCGTTTCCCGACACCGTGTTCCGCGGGTCCGTCGTGCGCCTCGCCGTCACGGGGGACAAGGTGTCCAACGTGGTCACCTTCGAGGCGAAGGTGGAGGTGTTCGACGAGCGGAAGACCCTGCTGCGCCCCGAAATGACGGCGGACATCAGCATCCTCACGGGGGAAACGGCGGACGCGCTGCTGGTGCCCGGGGAGGCGGTGCTGCGCGACGCGAAGGGGGCCTATGTGAACCGTCCGGGGGGCGCGCCGGGCGCGCCGCCGGTGCGGGCGGACGTGACCACGGGGATGGACGACGGCGAGCGCACGGAGATCCTCTCGGGGCTCGGCGAGGGCGACGCGGTGCTCATGGTCCCGGCGGTGACGAAGGAGAAGGAGCGGGGGATGTTCGGCCCGCCGCCCGGGCCGCCCCCGGGCATGTGA